The genomic DNA CGAAGTAGCGGACGTTGTAGCTGACGATTCGGAGGTCTGTGTCGCCCATATCCATCGTCCGTGCCGCGAGGAAGGCGGAGTGCCGGGGGAAAGGTAAGGCGGGTTCCTGGCGGTGGGGAGGGGTGCTCGATTGCAACCCCCGGCCGGGACGCCTGGTCCCGGGCGAGGGGAGCGGGCGGGAGCGCCGGGGCGGTGTTAAAGGAGGGGGTACACCATGACGTCCACCGCCCCCCGTTTCCACGGAACCGATAGCTACCTCTCCAGTGAAGGCCTCCAGGCCGCCGTCAACTGCGCGCTGACGCTCCAACGCCCGTTGCTGGTGCGCGGCGAGCCGGGCACGGGCAAGACGCTCCTGGCCGAGGCCGTTGCCCAGAGCCTGGGACTGCGCCTGCTCACCTGGCACGTGAAGAGCACCACGCGCGCCCAGGACGGCCTGTACGTCTACGACACCGTGCAGCGCCTGTACGACTCGCGCTTCGGCGAGGGGGACGTGCGCGACATCCGCCACTACATCCGCCTGGGGCCCCTGGGCGAGGCCTTCGCCTCCAAGGAGCGGGTGGTGCTGCTGCTCGACGAGGTGGACAAGGCGGACGTGGAGTTCCCCAATGACTTGCTCCACGAGCTGGACCGGATGCGCTTCCGCATCACGGAGACGAACGAGGACGTGGCGGCCACGCACCGCCCGGTCGTCATCATCACCAGCAACAACGAGAAGGAGCTGCCGGACGCCTTCCTGCGCCGATGCGTCTTCCACTTCATCGACTTCCCGGACCAGGAGCTGATGCGGCGCATCGTCGAGGTGCACCACCCGGGGCTGGACGCGTCGCTCACGGAGCAGTCGCTCAAGGTCTTCTACGAGCTGCGCAACTTCACGCGCCTGCGCAAGCGGCCCTCCACGAGCGAGCTCGTCGATTGGATCGCCGTGCTCAAGGCCAATGGCGTCACCCAGGTGCGGCTCGAGGAGCAGCTGCCCTTCCTGGGGGCCCTGCTCAAGCGCGAGCAGGACCTGATGGCGGTGGCGGAGGCCTTCGGACGCGGCCGCCGGACGAAGGCCTGAGCGGGAAAGGCACACCATGTTCCTGCCCTTCCTCTATGAATTGCGGCGGCGCGGGGTGCCGGTGGGTGCCCAGGAAGCGGTCGCGCTCGCGGGAGCACTCAAGGCGGGCCTGCACGACAGCTCGCTGGACGGCTTCTACCACGTGGCGCGCGCGCTGCTCGTGCATGCGGAGACGCACCTGGATGCCTTCGACCAGGCCTTCCTCACGCACTTCAAGGGCGTGGAGGCGGCGGGGCAGCAGCTCACCGACGAGCTGCTCGAATGGCTCCGGGACGCGCGCGAGCGGCGCGAGCTCTCTCCCGAGGAGCGGGCGCTCCTGGAGCACTTCGACGCGGAGGAACTGGAGAAGCTCTTCCAGCAGCGCCTGGAGGAGCAGCGCGAGCGGCACGATGGCGGCTCGAAGTGGATTGGGACGGGAGGCGCGTCGCCCTTTGGCCACTCGGGCCTGCCGCGCGAGGGCTTCCGCGTGGGAGGCGAGGGCGGCGGTGGCAAGAGCGCGATGAAGCTCGCGGGGGCGCGCGCGTACCAGGGCTACCGGAGTGACGTGGTGCTGGACACGCGGCAGATGGCGCTGGCGCTGCGCAAGCTCCGGGCCTTCTCGCGCGAGGGCGCTCAGGACGAGCTGGACGTGGAGGGCTCCATCGCGGCCACGGCGAAGAACGCCGGCGAGCTGGAGGTGGTGACGCGCGCGCCGCGCCGCTCCAACACCCGCGTGGTGCTGATGATGGACGTGGGCGGCTCCATGGACCCCTACGCCCACCTGGTGAGCCGGCTCTTCTCCGTGGCGAAGCAGGCCACGCACTTCAAGGAACTGCGCACCTACTACTTCCACAATTGCGTGTACGGCCGCGTGTTCGAGTCCTCCCTGCTCAAGGGGGGCATCAGCGTGCCGGACCTGGTGGGGCAGCTGGGCCGGCACTACAAGCTGGTGATGGTGGGGGACGCGCTGATGGCGCCCTACGAGCTGACCATGCGCACCAACACCGAGGGCTACTACGCCGGGGACAACGGCAAGGAAGGCCTGATGTGGTTGATGGACCTGGCGCGGCACTTCGAGCGCAGCGCCTGGCTCAATCCCGAGCCCATCCAGACGTGGCGGGGCAATACCATTGATGCGGTACGTCGCGTTTTCGACATGTTCCCGTTGACGCTCGAGGGGTTGGGCGAGGCCGTGGCGCACCTGACCAAGGGGCGCACGGCGCGAGGGCGTCGGTAGCGACACGTTTTCGGACTAGCGTCGTCTCCCTGTCCACTCGCGGTCGGGGGAGCTGACGATGACGACGATTCTGGTGACGGGTGCCACGGGCACCATTGGTTCGCAGGTGGTGGCCGCCCTCAAGGGGCGTGAGGACGTGAAGGTGCGCGTGGCCGTGCGCAGCGCCGCCCAGGCGGACGCGCTGCGCGGCGGCGGCGTGACGCCCGTGGACTTCGAGTTCAACAAGCCCGAGCTCATCAAGAAGGCCCTCACGGGGGTGGACAAGGTCTTCCTCGTGGTGCCCTTCGTGGCGGAGCAGGTGGAGCACGGCACGAAGTTCATCGATCAGGCCCAGCAGGCCGGCGTCCGGCACATCGTGAAGCTGTCGGCCCTGGGCAGTGGCGTCGTGCCCGGCATCGACCTGGGGCGCTGGCACCGCATCGTCGAGCGCTACCTGGCGGGCTCGGGCATCGCGTACACCTTCCTGCGGCCCAACAATTTCATGGAAAACTTCATCCACATCCATCCTCCGGGCAAGGACGGCAACATCTACCTGCCCATGGGACAAGCCGGGTGCAGCTTCATCGCGGGCGCGGACATCGCCGCGGTGGGCGTCGCCGCGCTGACCACGCCGGGTCACGAGGGCAAGGCCTACGAGCTGACGGGCCCCGAGGCACTCTCCCTCGCCCAGGCCGCCCACATCCTCTCCGGCGTGGCGGGCCGCCCGGTGAACTACGTGGATGTGCCGGAGGAGGCCGCGCGCAAGAGCATGCTCGGCGCGGGCATGCCCGGGTGGATGACGGAGGCGTTGTTGGAGTTGAACGCCCTGGGCAGGGCGGGCCACGCCGCGCGGGTGACGGACTCGGTCCAGCGGGTGCTCGGCCGCGCGCCCACGGGCTTCGCCCAGTTCGCCCAGACGCACGCCGCGCGCTGGAAGTAGCTCCGGGTGGGAATTAGCGATGCGAGAGAGGGGCGGGCCGATTAGAACGGCGGCCCATCCTCGCGGTCCCACCCAGAAGGAGTCTTCTCATGGCCCCTGTTTCCATCCAGCCGCTCTACACCACCTCCGCCACCTCGAACGGTGGCCGCAACGGCCGCGTCCGCTCGGACAACGGCACGGTGGACTTTCCTCTCACCATGCCCAAGGCGCTCGGTGGCCCCGAGACCCCGGGCTCCACCAACCCCGAGCAGCTCTTCGCCGCGGGCTACTCCGCGTGTTTCGAGGGCGCGCTGCGCCTGGTGGCGCGCAACATGAAGAAGTCCATCAGCGACGCGCACATCACCGCCAAGGTGACCATCGGCAAGACGCCGGAGGGCGGCTTCGGTCTGGCGACCGAGCTGCACGGCAAGATCTCCGGCGTGTCGGCGGCCGAGGCCCAGGAGCTGATGGAGGCGGCGCACAAGGTGTGCCCGTACTCGGTGGCCACCCGGGGCAACATGGACGTGAAGCTCACGTCCGAGGCGGCCTGAGTCCATCCGCGCGGGGCCGGGCGCTTCACGTCCCGGCCCCCGCC from Melittangium boletus DSM 14713 includes the following:
- a CDS encoding AAA family ATPase, which encodes MTSTAPRFHGTDSYLSSEGLQAAVNCALTLQRPLLVRGEPGTGKTLLAEAVAQSLGLRLLTWHVKSTTRAQDGLYVYDTVQRLYDSRFGEGDVRDIRHYIRLGPLGEAFASKERVVLLLDEVDKADVEFPNDLLHELDRMRFRITETNEDVAATHRPVVIITSNNEKELPDAFLRRCVFHFIDFPDQELMRRIVEVHHPGLDASLTEQSLKVFYELRNFTRLRKRPSTSELVDWIAVLKANGVTQVRLEEQLPFLGALLKREQDLMAVAEAFGRGRRTKA
- a CDS encoding SDR family oxidoreductase, encoding MTTILVTGATGTIGSQVVAALKGREDVKVRVAVRSAAQADALRGGGVTPVDFEFNKPELIKKALTGVDKVFLVVPFVAEQVEHGTKFIDQAQQAGVRHIVKLSALGSGVVPGIDLGRWHRIVERYLAGSGIAYTFLRPNNFMENFIHIHPPGKDGNIYLPMGQAGCSFIAGADIAAVGVAALTTPGHEGKAYELTGPEALSLAQAAHILSGVAGRPVNYVDVPEEAARKSMLGAGMPGWMTEALLELNALGRAGHAARVTDSVQRVLGRAPTGFAQFAQTHAARWK
- a CDS encoding vWA domain-containing protein, producing the protein MFLPFLYELRRRGVPVGAQEAVALAGALKAGLHDSSLDGFYHVARALLVHAETHLDAFDQAFLTHFKGVEAAGQQLTDELLEWLRDARERRELSPEERALLEHFDAEELEKLFQQRLEEQRERHDGGSKWIGTGGASPFGHSGLPREGFRVGGEGGGGKSAMKLAGARAYQGYRSDVVLDTRQMALALRKLRAFSREGAQDELDVEGSIAATAKNAGELEVVTRAPRRSNTRVVLMMDVGGSMDPYAHLVSRLFSVAKQATHFKELRTYYFHNCVYGRVFESSLLKGGISVPDLVGQLGRHYKLVMVGDALMAPYELTMRTNTEGYYAGDNGKEGLMWLMDLARHFERSAWLNPEPIQTWRGNTIDAVRRVFDMFPLTLEGLGEAVAHLTKGRTARGRR
- a CDS encoding organic hydroperoxide resistance protein; translated protein: MAPVSIQPLYTTSATSNGGRNGRVRSDNGTVDFPLTMPKALGGPETPGSTNPEQLFAAGYSACFEGALRLVARNMKKSISDAHITAKVTIGKTPEGGFGLATELHGKISGVSAAEAQELMEAAHKVCPYSVATRGNMDVKLTSEAA